One window from the genome of Nicotiana sylvestris chromosome 9, ASM39365v2, whole genome shotgun sequence encodes:
- the LOC138877497 gene encoding uncharacterized protein: MELPENKYELWKTKFIDDLPSLFAERVRKVLKGSYGEIQYGNYTYGKLIGVCTQEGLNLCNELKLSRQPKIDNLKEKSQLGDFCTQFGLPGASTQSRKKKKNRYHRYPNPDILYKKKRSRYRSKEERDTRKAHRKSTRFTKNRSKRDLDDIKCYKCGKFGHIAPNCKLQKLKALELDDGLRNKVYNLLYTSGLDSDYTCSETKSEADIDLIDLSKSSKDLDNTC; encoded by the coding sequence atggaGCTACCCGAAAACAAGTATGAACTTTGGAAAACTAAGTTTATAGACGACCTTCCCTCCTTATTCGctgaaagagtaagaaaagtgTTAAAAGGTAGTTATGGTGAAATTCAGTATggaaattatacctatggtaaacttataggagtgtgtacacaagaaggattaaacttgtgtaatgagctgAAGCTTTCTAGACAGCCTAAGATTGATAATcttaaagagaaatcccaattaggtgacttctgtacccagttcggtttacccggagcctctactcaaagtaggaagaagaagaaaaatagatatcataggtatcctaacCCTGATATCctgtataagaaaaagaggtctagatatagatctaaggaagagcgtgatactagaaaagcgcatcgcaaatctactcgatttacgaagaatagatcaaagagagatctcgatgatattaagtgttataagtgtggaaaattTGGGCATATcgctccaaattgcaagcttcaaaaaCTAAAGGCCTTAGAACTAGACGATGGGTTACGTAACAAAGTTTATAACTTGTTATACACTTCTGGATTAGATTCTGATTATACTTGTTCTGAGACTAAGTCCGAAGCTGATATTGATCTGATAGATTTATCTAAAAGTAGTAAAGATTTGGATAATACTTGctga